The sequence TTGGCGGCGCCGAATTTCTGCAAGTATTCGAGCTGCTTGTGCTGGCCGCCGAACAGATCGACGTCGATAATCTCGATATCGTCTATGCCCTTCTCGGCCATGAACCAGCGAACACGGCGCGGATTCGGCGCTCTGCGGCTGTCGAACAGTTTCATCCCCGGATCTCCCAAAATTAATTTTCTGTCATCAACAGAATTTGGCCCAAGAATTGGCGCATTCGGCCGTCGCCTTACCTCGATTTAACTTGGTTCCGCGAGCGGCCGGTGGCTCTTATCGGGCCAAGGCGCGATCCTAGCTCAGCCTCGCGCCCCTTGTGGGGAAAACCGTGTCGCTCGCCCTGGCCACGCTGATCTACGAATGGCGCCGCTACATGGCGGCGATCATGGCGCTGGCCCTGTCGGGCGTCCTGATCATGGCCTTCGTCGGCCTGTTCGCCGGCATAGCCGGGGCCTTCACGGCCACCATCGACCGTTCCCGCGCCGAGATCATGGTGATGTCGCCCCAGTCCGAAAGCCTGATGGGCGACGGCCAGGGCCTGCCGGCCCGGGTCGAGCCGCTGATCTATCTGAATCCCGACGTGGTGGACGTGAAGGACATGGAGGGCGACGGAGCTCTATGGAAGAGCCGCCCCGTGCCCGGCCAAAAGCAGAAGCACGAGTTCGTGCAACTCTTCACCGTCGGCACCGAGAAGGGCTCGGTGACCCTGCCCACCGACTTCACCGAGGCCCAGCGCCTGGCGCTGATGGAGCCATATGCGGTCGCCATCGACCAGACCAGCCTTGACCGGCTAGGGGTCAAGCTCGGCGACGCCGCCAGCCTGAACGGCAAGACCGTCTATCTGCGCGCCGTGTTGCACAACTACCCGAACATGGCCCAGGCCACCGTTTACGTGTCGCGCCAGACCCTTAGGCTGCTCGGCATGGGTTCGAAGGCCGACCGCACCGGCCCGCTGCTGGTCCGGATCAAGGACCCTGCCATGGCCATTCAGGTGCGTGACCAGCTCAATGCGAACGCCAAGGGCCTCTATCGCGCGTGGACCCGCGAGGAACTGGCCAGGGCCAACCAGTCGGCGCTGCTGAAGGACCAGATGGTCGGCATAATCATCGTCTTCTCAGTGTTCATCGGCATCGTCATCGGCGTCAGCATAACCTGGCAGACTCTGCGCGGGGCGATCTTCGCCAATATCAAGGAGTTCGCGTCGCTGCGAGCGCTCGGCGTGTCGATGGGCTCGCTGAGGGTGATCGTGATGGAGCTGAGCTTCTGGGTCGGCGTCGCCGGCCTGGCGGCCGCTATCGGCTTCGTCTCAGTGGTCGCTGGTCTAGCCAATCTGGCCAACCTGCCGATGACTTTCCCACTCGGCTTCATGACCTTCGTCTCGATCCTGCTGGTCGCCATCGCCGTTATCTCCGGCGCCCTCTCGCTCGGCGTGCTCAAGCAGAGCCAACCTGCGGACCTCCTCAGATGACCCCCAACGGCCTCCACCTGCAGCCTGTGGGCGCCCTGCGCGCCACAAGCCT is a genomic window of Phenylobacterium montanum containing:
- a CDS encoding ABC transporter permease, yielding MSLALATLIYEWRRYMAAIMALALSGVLIMAFVGLFAGIAGAFTATIDRSRAEIMVMSPQSESLMGDGQGLPARVEPLIYLNPDVVDVKDMEGDGALWKSRPVPGQKQKHEFVQLFTVGTEKGSVTLPTDFTEAQRLALMEPYAVAIDQTSLDRLGVKLGDAASLNGKTVYLRAVLHNYPNMAQATVYVSRQTLRLLGMGSKADRTGPLLVRIKDPAMAIQVRDQLNANAKGLYRAWTREELARANQSALLKDQMVGIIIVFSVFIGIVIGVSITWQTLRGAIFANIKEFASLRALGVSMGSLRVIVMELSFWVGVAGLAAAIGFVSVVAGLANLANLPMTFPLGFMTFVSILLVAIAVISGALSLGVLKQSQPADLLR